A stretch of DNA from Pirellulales bacterium:
TTGGCGGCACCGGCGGCCGCCTGCGAATGGCTGCTGCGCCGACATCGGCCGCGCTTTCGCTGGAGCCTGCGCATGATGCTGGCCGCCACGGCAGCGGCAGCGGCGCTCTGCGGTTGGTATGCCGCGGCGCGGAACACCGCCGACGACCAAGACGCTGTGATCGCCGCGAAAGGGAGCAAAGTCTGGCTGAAACGTTGGGGACCAAGCTGGCTCGACCTGGTCGGAGCCGAGCGTTATCGCCGGCGAATCGCGGGCGCAACGCTCGGCTTAACGGTGATTTCGCGCCACGCCGCCAAGTCGTCGGCCAAGGCCTGCAACTCGGGCCGAACCTGATAGAAGGGAACGCCGATGTTCAGGTCGCGCGAGCGGATCTCGCCGGCCCAGCGCCATACGTCGCCGAACATTTCGCGGTGCAGCTTGACCATCCAATTGACGTCGAAACGCGCTGTGCGGCGCGAGGGCCGTCCGGCAAGGTACTTCAATGTCGCCTTGAGAATGTTCTCGGCTTCCGCGGCGTTAAGTTGCGACCGTGTGGCGATGCCTTTGATCCGCAAGCCGGAGATGTCATCGATCGGCGTTGCGCCCGGCAGCGTGTTTTTACGCTTCGGGATCGACGGGAAACTCCACCGTGGGTCCCAGTTCCCGGGCACCGGGCAGATTCGGCACCTCCACCTTGTCCCACGGAATCCATGGGATCGGTTGCTGGGCGGCACGACAACGGAGCACCGTCTCCCGGAACCCCTCGATCACCTTGGCGACTGCCTCTTGCGAGGTAGCGCCCTGGGCGGCCACCTCGGGCAGCGCCAGGCAATACGCCGAATATCCGCCCTCCGCGAGCGGGTAAACGAGAATGTGGCACGAATAGGCTTCGCCAGGTTTGTAACAGCGCGGCTTCGATACCGTCACTGTGACGCCGTCCAGTTCTGGGTCGGTCATGGATTATCACCCTTCCGTTCGAGGACTCTCAGCCGATGAGAGCCGAGGATCTCGAGTTCGCCACCTTCTTCAACCAGCAGGTCCAGCACGTAACGGCCAACGTGAGGCGTCGGCAGCGGCTGAAACGGAACAACAACATCTATTATAGCCAGTGGATTGCCCCCGGTAACTCGAACCTCGAACTCCCCCAGCGTTCGGGCATCGAGAAGGGCCAAATGGCTCAGTGCCGCTTACCGGAAACCATGTCGGCCTTGTGCTCTCGTTCCACCCTTCGCGAATGCTGGCCGTAGACAAACACGCCGGAAAGCGAGACGATCGTGCCCGTGATAATCGCCGCCCCAGCAGTCGGTGCGCCTGAAAGAGCCACCCAGAGTCCAGCGCCTATGATGGCGAGAGATACAACGAATCCCAACCATAGACCGACCCATGACCGCCTTGAATCGCCTTTGACGACGGTGGATTCGAGGTCGATACGGTGCGCGCTCTGCTTCTCCGCCATCGCCATGATGCGTTCGGCGGCTCCGGGAACAATGTCGTTGTATTCCCTGAGTAATGCCGGAGGAGGCACCGGCCCGCTATAAGACGTTGTCGTTACTTGGCTCGTGATTTGGGCCAAAACGCCGGCCGGAATTGCGGAAGGGGCGTTCTGGACGATCTCCCTTTTTACCTGCGCCAGCGCTGTTCGCTTCGCCTGCTGCTTACGGCGCTTTGAGCTTCTTGACATGCTCAGGCAATCCAACCCTGTCGCGCGATCGCGCCAATTCCTCGACCCAGGCAGCCCGAACATCATTTCCGGCAGCCGTCCAGTCGGCCCAGAGGGCGAGATTATCGGCCTCCCTTTCGCTGGCCGAATAGTTATATTCGTTCAGGAACCCGCCAAAATCGACCAGTCGGGCGGCACCCTCGAAAAATGATGGGCGCGCAAAGAGGAATGTGCTTAAGTTACCCATGTGACGACGTTATGGCTAGCTGCAAAGTGGCTCCGAATGAATCCTACACGACGGAGCATACGGTGGAAATAGGGCAATCCTCCCCTCTCCCAAAGATAGTTCATTGCCAGGCGTTATGATAGCACCGCCCGGAAAAGTTCGTCAAACGACTAGAAATGCCCAGTCAGCCCCGGCTTGACCTCAGCGGTAGGGCGAAGCTTGCCGCTCTTGCCAGGCCGGCGGCTTTCCCAACTTGCCTTCTCACCGCGCATACCCCGCCGGCGTCAGCGGCCCGCGGGTCGATTGCGGCGGGCGGCGAAGAGCGGCGCGGCCGGTCATGTCGTAGCCGCGCGATCGGGCTTCGCTCTCGATGCGGTCGAACAACGAGCCGATCTCCTGCTGCGTCATCTGGCCGGCCACGTGGATGTCGCCAAAGTTGAAGTGCAATGCGCTGGCCAGCGAGTGCGCCGCGTTTGCCGTCGCATGCCGTTGGCCGGGCAAACCACCTGAACCGGAGCCGAGGTCGATTTGCCGGCGCTGGTTCATCCAATCGACCGCGCCGATGGCCGCGTCTTGCAGCGAATTCCAGCGGTCGAGAATCGCACCCGCGCCGGAGTTGCCCCACTCAGGATGCCAGTCGAGCTGCTGGCCGAGCACCTGACTGGCGCGGTCGAAGGCGGTGTCGAAATTGGCCAGTCGCCCCGCCGTGAGACCCAGTGGATTGACCGCGCCGCCGCCGGGGTCGATGCGAAACGCGCCGGCTGCCGGGAACATATTGGCCGGATTGCCGAACATCGCTTGCAGCCGGGCCAGCGGAATGACCGCTTCGGGGCCGGCCTCGCCGATGAGGGCCATTGTCGGATCGGTGACCACTCCGCCCGTGGCCATCGGCCGGGCCTTCGCCAGACCGGCCTGCATCTTGTCGAGATTGGCCAGCATCGACTGGAACATGCGGATGGTGTCTTGGAGCTGGCCGGGCTGCGACAGCAGATATTGCAAGTTGCCTTGCGGGGCGAGTTGGCCCGGCGCGCCGAAGCTGTGCATGATCGGATCGACGCTGTTGGCCAGGTTCCGCGCGTTGATAAACGACTGATTGAGCTGGGCCATGACATAACTTCGGGCAATGTCGATGGCCTGTTGCGGGTTGCCCGACGCCTGGGCCGCGTTGACCATCTGCTGAATCTGCTGCCCACCCTGCAAACTTTGCCCGACTGCGTTCGACAACTGCGACATAAACTGCTGCATTTGCTGGGCGACTTGCATTCCCGCGGCGGCCTGCTGCTGTTGTTCTCGCGGGGCGAGTTGGCCGCGGGCGTGAAAGAGTTGCTCCATCTGCGCCTGGCCCAGCTTGGCGAGATTGTTGGCGAACCCTTGCACGGCGTTGTTGGCCCGGCCGACGAAGGCCGCGAAATCGGCGACGTTGGCGTTGCCGCGGGCCAGCGCGCCGACCATATTGTCGGCG
This window harbors:
- a CDS encoding DUF2335 domain-containing protein, which translates into the protein MSRSSKRRKQQAKRTALAQVKREIVQNAPSAIPAGVLAQITSQVTTTSYSGPVPPPALLREYNDIVPGAAERIMAMAEKQSAHRIDLESTVVKGDSRRSWVGLWLGFVVSLAIIGAGLWVALSGAPTAGAAIITGTIVSLSGVFVYGQHSRRVEREHKADMVSGKRH